In Prunus dulcis chromosome 2, ALMONDv2, whole genome shotgun sequence, a single genomic region encodes these proteins:
- the LOC117618509 gene encoding uncharacterized protein LOC117618509 isoform X1, with product MGRNSSSPPAILDDNGGAGGNDLGFHSIRGRLPSKRNPNPSHHPDRARAYTDRSFPRPRSHNTRFYRKGLLWLFPFKGKSVFYVVLIFAVFVFAVATMVLQSSMTLVFRQGSERGRLLREGLKFGSAFRFVPGRVSKRFVEGDGLDRVRMEARIGVRPPRLALILGHMKKDPQSLMLITVMKNIKKLGYELKIFSVAKGKAYKMWEQLGGHISILAPEHCGLIDWSIFGGVIVDSLEAKESMSSLMQEPFCSVPLIWIIQEDTLANRLQLYGEMGLKHLVSHWKRAFNRANVVVFPDFTLPMLYSVLDTGNFFVIPGSPVDVWAAERYSKTHSKDQLRKSNGFEEDDMLVVVVGSSFLYNELSWDYAVAMHAIGPLLLKYARREDAGGSFKFVFLCGNSSDGYDDAFQEVASPLGLPRGSVRHFGLNGDVNSMLLMADIVLYGSFQDVQGFPPLLIRAMTFGIPVIAPDFPVLKKYVTDGIHINTFPNHNPDALMKSFSLMISKGKLSKFARTVASSGRLLAMNLLASECITGYARVLENALNFPSDALLPGPISELQQGTWEWNLFGNEIDYTTGDMQGIDEQSSLESTSVVYALEEEFSGLAYSTNISDNGTWESAQDIPTQLDWDLLTEIENSEEYERLEMEELSERMERDPGLWDDIYRNARKVEKLRFEANERDEGELERTGQSVCIYEIYSGSGTWPFLHHGSLYRGLSLSTRARRSTSDDVDAVDRLPILNETHYRNILCEIGGMFAIANKVDSVHKRPWIGFQSWRAAGRKVSLSKKAEKVLEEAIQDNTEGDVIYFWGRLNMNGGMTGSKDALTFWSACDILNGGHCRNVFEHAFRWMYALPNNTEALPPMPEDGGHWSALHSWVMPTHSFLEFVMFSRMFVDSLDALHTNNSGQSMCLLGSSELEQKHCYCRVLEVLVNVWAYHSARKLVYIDPISGSMEEQHRIDQRQAFMWAKYFNATLLKSMDEDLAEAADDGDHPRENWLWPLTGEVHWQGIYEREREVRYRLKMDKKRKTKEKLLERMKYGYKQKTLGG from the exons ATGGGCCGGAACTCATCGTCTCCCCCAGCTATCCTCGACGACAATGGCGGTGCTGGAGGTAACGATCTAGGCTTCCATTCGATTCGCGGTCGCTTGCCCTCCAAGCggaaccctaaccctagccaccACCCAGACCGGGCCAGGGCCTACACGGATCGATCGTTCCCGCGCCCGAGATCGCACAACACCCGCTTCTATCGCAAGGGCTTGCTGTGGCTTTTTCCCTTCAAAGGAAAGTCGGTGTTCTATGTCGTCCTCATCTTCGCGGTCTTCGTCTTCGCGGTGGCCACGATGGTGTTGCAGAGCTCCATGACTTTGGTTTTCAGGCAAGGAAGTGAGAGAGGGCGGTTGCTCAGGGAAGGCTTGAAGTTTGGGAGCGCCTTCAGGTTTGTGCCTGGGAGGGTTTCGAAAAGGTTCGTGGAGGGTGATGGGCTCGATCGGGTTCGCATGGAGGCGAGGATTGGTGTTCGGCCGCCGAGGCTAGCTCTT ATCCTGGGACACATGAAGAAAGATCCACAATCATTGATGTTGATTACTGTGATGAAGAATATCAAGAAATTGGGTTATGAGCTTAAG ATCTTTTCTGTAGCGAAGGGTAAAGCATATAAAATGTGGGAGCAACTTGGTGGCCACATTTCGATTTTAGCTCCGGAGCATTGTGGCCTTATTGATTGGTCCAT TTTTGGAGGTGTTATTGTGGACTCGCTTGAAGCAAAAGAATCCATGTCAAG CCTTATGCAGGAGCCATTTTGTTCAGTACCACTGATATGGATAATTCAAGAAGATACACTTGCTAATCGTCTTCAATTGTATGGAGAAATGGGCTTGAAGCATCTTGTTTCTCATTGGAAAAGGGCTTTTAATAGAGCTAATGTTGTTGTGTTTCCAGATTTCACTCTGCCG ATGTTATATAGTGTTCTTGACACTGGAAACTTCTTTGTCATTCCTGGATCACCAGTGGATGTTTGGGCTGCAGAAAGGTACAGTAAAACCCACTCCAAGGATCAGTTGAGGAAAAGCAATGGATTCGAGGAAGATGATATGTTGGTTGTAGTTGTTGGGAGTTCATTCCTCTACAATGAGCTTTCATGGGACTATGCTGTGGCAATGCATGCTATTGGACCACTGCTACTAAAATATGCAAGGAGGGAAGATGCAGGAGGgtcatttaaatttgttttcttatgtGGTAATTCCTCCGATGGATATGATGATGCTTTCCAG GAAGTTGCTTCACCTCTGGGACTTCCTCGCGGTTCTGTAAGGCATTTCGGCTTGAATGGTGACGTGAACAGTATGTTATTAATGGCTGACATTGTTCTCTACGGTTCTTTCCAAGATGTACAAGGTTTTCCTCCATTGCTTATCCGTGCCATGACCTTTGGGATCCCAGTCATTGCACCTGATTTTCCTGTCTTGAAGAAATAC GTAACTGATGGAATTCACATAAATACTTTTCCAAACCATAATCCTGATGCTTTAATGAAGTCTTTCTCACTTATGATTTCAAAGGGGAAACTTTCTAAATTTGCTCGAACAGTTGCTTCTTCTGGGAGACTGCTTGCGATGAACCTGCTGGCATCAGAATGCATAACTGGTTATGCAAGGGTTTTGGAGAATGCACTCAATTTTCCATCAGATGCTCTGTTGCCAGGCCCAATCTCCGAGCTTCAACAAGGTACATGGGAATGGAATTTGTTCGGGAATGAAATAGATTATACAACAGGTGATATGCAAGGCATTGATGAGCAGTCATCCTTGGAAAGCACTAGTGTTGTTTATGCTCTTGAAGAAGAGTTTTCGGGTTTGGCTTACTCAACAAACATCTCTGATAATGGAACTTGGGAATCGGCACAAGATATTCCAACTCAATTAGATTGGGATCTCTTGACAGAAATTGAAAACTCTGAAGAATATGAGAGGTTAGAAATGGAGGAG CTATCTGAAAGAATGGAGAGAGACCCTGGTCTATGGGATGATATATATCGTAATGCCCGAAAAGTTGAAAAGCTTAGGTTTGAAGCAAATGAGAGGGATGAGGGAGAACTTGAGAGAACAGGCCAGTCAGTATGCATTTATGAGATATACAGTGGATCTGGGACCTGGCCGTTCTTGCACCATGGTTCTCTGTACCGTGGATTAAGTCTT TCAACCAGAGCACGGAGATCAACATCAGATGATGTGGATGCTGTTGACCGGCTTCCCATATTAAATGAAACTCACTATCGCAATATTCTCTGTGAGATTGGAGGAATGTTCGCTATTGCAAACAAGGTGGATAGCGTCCATAAGCGACCTTGGATTGGGTTTCAATCTTGGCGTGCTGCTGGTAGGAAG GTTTCTTTGTCCAAGAAAGCTGAAAAAGTTTTGGAAGAAGCAATACAAGACAACACGGAAGGTGATGTGATATACTTTTGGGGACGCTTGAACATGAATGGTGGGATGACGGGAAGCAAAGATGCACTCACTTTTTGGTCCGCATGTGACATCTTGAATGGGGGCCATTGCAG AAATGTTTTTGAACATGCATTTCGCTGGATGTATGCCTTGCCAAATAATACAGAAGCTCTTCCTCCCATGCCAGAAGATGGTGGTCACTGGTCTGCGTTGCATAGCTGGGTGATGCCAACTCATTCGTTCCTTGAGTTCGTAATGTTTTCTCG GATGTTTGTCGATTCTCTGGATGCATTGCACACCAACAACAGCGGACAAAGCATGTGCTTGTTGGGTTCTTCAGAGCTTGAG CAAAAACATTGTTACTGTCGGGTATTAGAAGTCCTTGTCAATGTCTGGGCTTATCACAGTGCACGAAAGTTGGTTTACATAGATCCTATCTCTGGTTCAATGGAGGAGCAGCACCGAATTGATCAACGCCAAGCATTCATGTGGGCAAAATATTTCAATGCTACATTACTGAAGAGTATGGATGAAGATTTAGCAGAAGCTGCAGACGATGGTGACCATCCAAGGGAGAATTGGTTGTGGCCTCTAACCGGCGAAGTGCATTGGCAAGGAATTTATGAGAGGGAAAGGGAAGTGAGATACAGGCTAAAGATGGACaagaagaggaaaacaaaagaaaaattacttGAAAGAATGAAGTACGGATACAAACAAAAGACGCTTGGAGGATAG